GCGGCGCGCCGTCTTCCGCATCTTACGGCATCCCCGCCGGCTCGGCGTCGCCGCCGGCTACATATTGACTGATGCCGTGCGCATTGGCGGCGGCCGAAAGCTGCGGCGGAAGCGGCCTGTCGGTGATCAGGCCCTGCAGGCTGCCGAGCGGCGCGATCGAGAACAGCGACGTGCGGCCGATTTTCGTATGGTCGAACATCGCGTAGGTTGCCTGCGAACGCGCCATCATCGCCTTCGCAATCTGCGCCTCCTGCTCCGAATACGTCGTAATGCCGCCGGTTGACGACACGCCGTCGACGCCGAGAAACATTTTGGCGATATTGAGATGAGCGATCATCCCTTCGCCGAGCGGGCCGCACAGCTCGAAGCTGTTATGCCGCATGATGCCGCCGGTGACCACGACCTGAATGTCGCTGCCGCCCAGCTCCATCGCCACGTTGACCGCATTGGTCACGACCGTGATGCCGCGCCGCGTCTTCAGCAGCTTGGCGAGAAAATGGTTCGT
This genomic window from Paenibacillus humicola contains:
- a CDS encoding DeoR/GlpR family DNA-binding transcription regulator, which translates into the protein MPEVQTSKGQLRRERLLNVLKRQGRITIQEVVERFGVSEATARRDLELMEKSGPVIRTMGGAMYDGMNAVRELPFAEKEGLSYVEKERIAGAANELIEEGDVVGLSGGTTNHFLAKLLKTRRGITVVTNAVNVAMELGGSDIQVVVTGGIMRHNSFELCGPLGEGMIAHLNIAKMFLGVDGVSSTGGITTYSEQEAQIAKAMMARSQATYAMFDHTKIGRTSLFSIAPLGSLQGLITDRPLPPQLSAAANAHGISQYVAGGDAEPAGMP